In Centroberyx gerrardi isolate f3 chromosome 20, fCenGer3.hap1.cur.20231027, whole genome shotgun sequence, a genomic segment contains:
- the ubtd1b gene encoding ubiquitin domain-containing protein 1: protein MGGCVGREREDTQGHGASRTGGRGHRTRGGRNEPLKKDRPKWKSDYPMTEGQLRSKRDEFWDTAPAFEGRKEIWDALKAAAVALECNDHELAQAIVDGASITLPHGTLTECYDELGNRYQLPVYCLAPPINLISERSDEDPSDSPEPPAAPKKEFQLKVRLSTGKDLRLSASMADTIGQLKKQLQAQEDIDSTHQRWFFSGKLLTDKTRLQDTKIQKDFVIQVIVNPQAPPAPLPSPTAVASSPTDTSTASN, encoded by the exons ATGGGAGGATGTGTCGGGAGAGAACGGGAAGACACACAGGGCCACGGTGCGTCCAGGACCGGTGGCAGGGGGCACAGGACACGTGGAG GTCGTAACGAGCCTCTGAAAAAGGACCGTCCCAAGTGGAAGAGCGACTACCCGATGACGGAGGGCCAGCTGCGGAGCAAGCGGGACGAGTTCTGGGACACGGCGCCGGCCTTCGAGGGCCGCAAGGAGATCTGGGACGCCCTGAAAGCCGCCGCCGTCGCCCTGGAGTGTAACGACCACGAGCTGGCCCAGGCTATCGTGGACGGAGCCAGTATCACACTGCCGCACG GTACTCTGACAGAGTGTTACGACGAGCTGGGGAACCGCTACCAGCTGCCCGTCTACTGCCTGGCTCCGCCCATCAACCTGATCTCAGAGCGCAGCGACGAAGACCCGAGCGACAGCCCCGAACCCCCCGCCGCTCCCAAGAAGGAGTTCCAGCTCAAG GTGCGTCTGTCCACGGGGAAGGACCTGCGCCTCAGCGCCAGCATGGCCGACACCATCGGCCAGCTGAAGAAGCAGCTCCAGGCGCAGGAGGACATCGACTCCACCCACCAGCGCTGGTTCTTCTCCGGCAAGCTGCTCACGGACAAGACCCGGCTCCAGGACACCAAGATCCAGAAGGACTTTGTCATCCAGGTCATCGTCAACCCGCAGGCCCCCCCGGCCCCCCTGCCTTCGCCCACCGCCGTTGCCTCGTCCCCGACCGACACCTCCACCGCCTCCAACTGA